Within Gemmatimonadota bacterium, the genomic segment TTTTGACGGGCGTTCTTTAGTTGCAGATCTCTAAATACAATGGAGGGCGTATGACCTCAGATCAAGCTACAGATATTCGATCCACACTTATTGCGATGTTTGAGGCTATTGAGAAAAAAGAAAATATCGCCGAGCATTTGCTCAAACTCGACGATATTCAGCGCAGCCTTGATCGCAATACGCCAGCACAACTCAGACATTTTCTCGAGCGCCGAAGTTATACCAAAGCACTCGAATATCTCAATACGGGCACTTTTATTGACGATCCCAACCGCCCCGACTGCGACGACCATCCCCATTAATTTTCAGGAGTTCAGCTATGTCTGTCACAACCCGCACGGATATCAAGGGCATTTCTCGTTTTCTATTTACCGAAGGCACAGATGCCGACCGTCTGCACTTACATGTTTCAGAAGTTGATCCAGGTCAGCGCGCTCACCCGCCACATCGGCACGATGGGTGGGAAATTTTCTACGTTATTAAAGGCAATGGTGAAGTTCTGTATGGCGACCAAACACATTCGGTCAATACGGGTGAAGCCATGCATCTCGAATGCAGTATTTTGCACGGGATAAAAAATATCGGCGATGACCCGCTTCAATACGCTGTGATTATTAGAAGATGAGTAGGGAATCAGTAGCGTTTTCGCAACACATCCATAATGTGTGCTGAGAGCGATTGCACGGTTTCGTCAAAATTTGCATTCTCAACGGTTATGATGCGATGGGCTTCGCCCACCTCTAAGATATGTTGCTGAATCTGTAAGATGGCATCGAGGTTTTCTACATAGTGGTGCGATGTTCTTTGCGTTGCTTTTTCACTGCGAAATTCAAAACGCTCGACATATTGCTTTTTGTCATCTAAGTACAAGGTCATCCAGATAAATGTTGCCTGATCTTTATAGGTGCTCAAATCGATCAAATCGGGCAGGAGATGTACCCCGTCAATTATCAGGTTGACATGCTCTTCAATGGCGCGCTCAATCATTGCTCGCACGCCAACGCCAACGCGAACAGCCTGTTCGCGAAATGCCTGCACTACTGGTGGATGCTCACCGGCCAACTCTGCGCCTGTATGTTGCCAGGCAGAGAATGAGGAGGTGTGCAATGCGGGCATTAGG encodes:
- a CDS encoding cupin domain-containing protein gives rise to the protein MSVTTRTDIKGISRFLFTEGTDADRLHLHVSEVDPGQRAHPPHRHDGWEIFYVIKGNGEVLYGDQTHSVNTGEAMHLECSILHGIKNIGDDPLQYAVIIRR